One genomic segment of Halalkalicoccus jeotgali B3 includes these proteins:
- a CDS encoding DUF7344 domain-containing protein gives MSSNIESVVPAERDVFGGTTAHTAVFKTLSFQSCRYTIYYFLATSDSSVSIEDLVTGIQTLAAHESKQPSLINDDNLKSLLVEKAIPQLEQLDVVEYDSRSGSVRYHQQPFIEEYAEHAAYQELALDFV, from the coding sequence ATGAGTAGTAACATCGAGTCAGTTGTCCCCGCTGAACGGGATGTTTTTGGCGGGACAACCGCTCATACAGCTGTCTTCAAGACACTTTCATTCCAGTCGTGCCGCTATACTATTTATTACTTTTTAGCGACATCTGACTCCAGTGTCTCGATCGAGGATTTAGTCACTGGAATTCAAACGCTTGCAGCCCACGAGAGTAAGCAACCGTCATTGATCAACGATGATAACCTCAAATCGCTCCTTGTTGAGAAAGCGATCCCACAGCTTGAGCAGCTTGATGTCGTCGAATACGATTCCCGAAGTGGAAGTGTTCGGTATCATCAACAGCCATTCATCGAAGAGTACGCCGAACATGCGGCCTATCAAGAATTAGCGTTGGATTTCGTGTAG
- a CDS encoding PAS domain S-box protein: protein MTGEALTDALRETLVLFEEPGVPQTTPEVAAHLDLGRRSTYNRLDRLVKHGWLETKKVGASARVWWQPPTTADTTAPDESTAIASLVDDALVDVGIVVFDENFDVAWLNTAIERYFGLTHERVVGTDKRTLVEEHIAPLVDDLDAFMETVLATDDDNAFTERFECHVTPDSGHEERWLNYCSKPIESGAYAGGQVDLYYDITSQKHEQQLRRERELVQQIFDTAPIGIGVLSPTGDIVRANERTDSLLGVTDDDPDEYAAAERTVYDADGNPVPPDEQPYKQVLDTGAPVFDWQCQIEQSNGERRWLSVNAAPLGDAEGDSDRIVVTGKDITQLKEQAYRLERQRDDLESELDAVFERISDGFYGLDSDLRFNYINDHAAELLDLSKPDAIGSYVGTTLDVTDSFKQSLVEAAEKGRSVVHEDYYEPFDAWFETAIYPSESGVSVYFRNVTERKQHECELQQYETIIETIDDGVYVLDAEGRFVLVNDAYCELTSYDRKALLGSSAAMVVDEQTQAAAGRLEDELVAGVCECASLEADVQTADGETIPAEATFAMLPGDGRRRVGVVRDITERKERERELEHQHEQLTALNTLNDVVRDITDGVIDQSTREEIEATVCARLADVASYKFAWIAEIDPHTQSITSRVEAGVDGYLEEIPLSVDSDDPTGRGPAGRAIRTQEIQVVQNALTDSSFEPWREYAKAYGYRSLVVIPIVYGDTLYGVLGVYADRPKTFCGEERNVIAPLGEIIGHAIAAVERKQALMSDEVTQLEFTAPNFLDTIGLDSDVGGTITFDRAVPTGGGAFLEYGSVTEDAIDTLDALVDQLSHFEAVTIVDWEDGMAQFELELSEPPVVAAVAAHGGYLQQARIEDGDFHLRIHLPATIAARRVIDETKDAYPTINLMRRQQVTRNDDTLTRLQRAIIEDLTDRQRATLEVAVYSGFFEWPRKATGEELADSFGIAAPTFSQHLRKAQKEVFESLFSSLPA from the coding sequence ATGACTGGGGAAGCACTAACCGATGCTCTTCGAGAAACGCTTGTGCTCTTCGAAGAACCCGGGGTGCCGCAAACGACACCCGAGGTGGCAGCCCACCTCGACCTGGGTCGCCGAAGCACCTACAACCGGCTGGATCGGCTCGTCAAGCACGGCTGGCTCGAAACGAAAAAAGTGGGGGCGAGCGCTCGCGTATGGTGGCAGCCACCGACGACCGCCGACACGACTGCTCCGGACGAATCAACAGCCATCGCATCGCTTGTTGACGATGCCCTTGTGGATGTCGGCATCGTCGTCTTCGACGAGAACTTCGACGTCGCCTGGCTCAATACCGCGATAGAACGGTACTTTGGGCTCACTCACGAACGAGTCGTGGGCACGGACAAACGGACGCTTGTTGAGGAGCATATCGCACCACTCGTTGACGATCTGGATGCGTTCATGGAGACTGTTCTGGCGACCGACGACGATAACGCGTTCACCGAACGCTTCGAGTGTCACGTGACGCCGGACAGCGGTCACGAGGAGCGCTGGCTCAACTACTGCAGCAAGCCGATCGAATCCGGCGCGTACGCCGGTGGTCAGGTCGACCTCTACTACGATATCACTAGCCAGAAGCACGAACAGCAGCTTCGCCGTGAGCGGGAACTCGTCCAGCAGATCTTCGACACGGCTCCTATCGGTATCGGTGTACTCTCGCCTACTGGTGACATCGTCCGCGCGAACGAGCGGACCGATAGCCTCCTGGGTGTCACCGACGACGATCCTGACGAATACGCGGCGGCAGAGCGCACAGTCTATGACGCTGACGGAAACCCAGTTCCGCCGGATGAGCAACCATACAAACAGGTGCTAGATACCGGTGCTCCCGTGTTTGACTGGCAGTGTCAGATCGAACAGTCGAACGGCGAGCGACGCTGGCTGTCGGTGAATGCCGCACCGCTAGGGGACGCAGAGGGCGACAGCGACCGAATTGTCGTCACAGGCAAGGATATTACGCAGCTCAAGGAGCAGGCCTACCGTCTCGAACGCCAGCGCGACGACCTCGAGAGCGAACTCGATGCGGTGTTCGAGCGGATTTCTGACGGCTTCTACGGGCTTGACAGCGACCTTCGGTTCAACTATATCAACGACCATGCAGCAGAACTGCTGGACCTATCCAAACCAGATGCGATCGGCAGCTACGTGGGAACTACACTCGATGTGACGGATTCATTCAAACAATCGCTCGTCGAGGCCGCCGAGAAGGGGCGATCGGTCGTCCACGAAGACTACTATGAACCGTTCGACGCCTGGTTTGAAACTGCCATCTATCCATCGGAGTCAGGAGTGTCGGTCTATTTCCGGAACGTGACTGAGCGCAAACAGCACGAGTGCGAGCTACAACAGTACGAGACCATCATAGAAACGATCGACGATGGCGTCTACGTTCTCGACGCCGAGGGTCGGTTCGTGCTGGTCAACGACGCCTACTGCGAGCTGACGAGCTACGACCGCAAGGCCCTGCTGGGGTCGTCGGCCGCGATGGTCGTCGACGAGCAGACACAGGCGGCTGCCGGCCGGCTCGAAGACGAACTCGTGGCCGGGGTGTGCGAGTGTGCGAGTCTGGAAGCGGACGTACAGACAGCCGACGGGGAGACGATACCGGCCGAGGCGACGTTCGCGATGCTCCCCGGCGACGGACGCCGACGCGTGGGCGTTGTCCGAGATATCACCGAGCGCAAGGAACGCGAGCGGGAACTCGAACACCAGCACGAGCAGTTGACCGCCCTCAACACCCTCAACGACGTCGTCCGGGACATTACCGATGGGGTCATCGACCAGTCCACTCGCGAGGAGATCGAGGCAACCGTCTGTGCCCGCCTCGCTGACGTGGCCTCCTATAAGTTTGCTTGGATAGCCGAGATAGACCCTCACACGCAGTCAATTACCTCACGCGTCGAGGCCGGCGTCGACGGCTACCTTGAGGAGATCCCGCTCTCGGTGGATTCGGACGATCCGACAGGACGTGGACCTGCTGGCAGGGCTATTCGAACACAGGAAATCCAAGTCGTCCAGAACGCACTGACAGATTCTAGCTTCGAGCCCTGGCGTGAATACGCGAAGGCGTACGGCTACCGTTCGTTAGTCGTGATTCCCATTGTCTACGGCGACACCCTCTACGGGGTACTCGGGGTCTACGCAGACCGTCCAAAGACGTTCTGTGGCGAGGAGCGGAACGTGATTGCCCCACTTGGGGAGATCATCGGCCATGCTATCGCAGCCGTCGAGCGTAAGCAGGCACTGATGAGCGACGAGGTTACCCAGCTCGAATTTACAGCCCCCAATTTTCTCGATACTATCGGCCTCGATTCGGACGTCGGTGGGACGATTACGTTCGACCGGGCGGTACCAACCGGCGGCGGGGCCTTCCTCGAGTATGGGAGCGTTACCGAGGATGCTATCGATACCCTCGATGCTCTTGTCGATCAGCTGTCCCACTTCGAAGCGGTGACGATCGTCGATTGGGAGGACGGCATGGCCCAGTTCGAGCTGGAGCTGTCAGAACCCCCCGTCGTGGCGGCCGTGGCGGCTCACGGTGGGTATCTGCAGCAAGCGAGGATCGAGGACGGCGACTTTCACCTGAGAATCCACCTTCCCGCCACTATTGCCGCCCGTCGAGTCATTGACGAAACAAAGGACGCGTACCCAACAATCAACCTTATGAGACGGCAGCAGGTTACCCGGAACGACGATACGCTTACGCGGCTTCAGCGAGCGATAATTGAAGACCTGACCGACCGCCAACGGGCCACGCTTGAAGTGGCCGTGTATTCAGGCTTCTTCGAGTGGCCGCGTAAAGCGACTGGAGAGGAACTCGCCGACTCCTTCGGGATCGCGGCCCCGACGTTTTCTCAGCACCTCCGAAAGGCCCAGAAGGAAGTGTTCGAGTCGTTGTTCTCATCGCTACCAGCGTGA
- a CDS encoding helix-turn-helix domain-containing protein: protein MTVLLTVTVQAAETALKETFEELGNVRFEMENTVTMQADQEWPHVWIRGYPRGKIEIALRADSTISSFEYIASREDDFLYSINVTEDRLTLVDLVQEENGVILTAVGFNGRWELRIRFADNTHLTRFHNRLKESGITLDVKRIQEFNGDEKGTELLTGPQREALEAAVEHGYFAIPRQISLEELADEVGISHQALSERLRRASERLAQSEIGQPIEEVDHDQ, encoded by the coding sequence ATGACCGTTCTTCTCACAGTCACCGTTCAAGCAGCTGAAACAGCACTCAAAGAGACATTCGAGGAATTAGGTAATGTTCGGTTCGAAATGGAGAATACGGTGACAATGCAAGCCGATCAGGAGTGGCCACACGTTTGGATTCGAGGTTACCCACGAGGGAAAATTGAAATTGCATTACGTGCCGATTCAACGATATCCAGTTTCGAATACATTGCCTCGCGAGAAGATGACTTCTTATATAGTATCAATGTCACAGAGGATCGACTGACGCTGGTAGATCTCGTTCAGGAAGAAAATGGCGTAATATTGACTGCAGTAGGATTCAACGGACGATGGGAACTTCGAATACGTTTTGCTGACAACACTCATCTGACTCGGTTTCATAACCGACTCAAAGAGAGCGGAATTACACTCGATGTAAAGCGCATTCAGGAATTTAACGGGGACGAAAAGGGTACCGAACTCCTTACTGGTCCCCAGCGAGAGGCGCTCGAAGCAGCCGTCGAACATGGCTATTTTGCGATCCCACGGCAGATCTCACTCGAAGAACTTGCCGATGAAGTAGGAATCTCCCATCAAGCATTATCTGAACGGCTCCGCCGTGCTTCCGAACGGCTGGCCCAGTCTGAAATCGGCCAGCCAATAGAAGAGGTTGATCACGATCAGTGA
- a CDS encoding helix-turn-helix domain-containing protein, with amino-acid sequence MREYVFLLEYDRGVHPVRDFFIEHPEIVATTLSMSIASDGGWRVEHATGPEKALDALETVYFDDHCNDCTYPTPACDTVLDYQLLEREPTARTIYRHVTDMSYCSSLGYLAYETFGDGLVFDATQRGPYYEWRVLIPTDRDVDAFRRTLQEDLPDGVSLALRRVGTPECWVGTRQPQYGTDLPYEQRQALEAAMRMGYYEHPRDATLEDLATDLDLPVTTLRYRLRRAEAWAATIALGEVGAHFGAITADKGERSESVSAPVVPTDED; translated from the coding sequence ATGCGCGAGTACGTCTTCCTCCTCGAATACGATCGTGGTGTCCACCCCGTGCGGGACTTCTTCATCGAGCACCCGGAGATCGTGGCGACGACCCTCAGCATGTCGATCGCTTCCGACGGCGGCTGGCGAGTTGAGCACGCAACCGGCCCTGAAAAGGCTCTCGATGCGCTCGAAACTGTCTATTTCGACGATCACTGCAACGACTGCACGTACCCGACCCCTGCCTGCGATACCGTACTCGACTACCAGCTCCTCGAACGAGAGCCGACAGCCCGAACGATCTATCGGCACGTGACGGATATGAGCTACTGTTCTTCGCTCGGCTATCTCGCGTACGAGACCTTCGGCGATGGCCTCGTCTTCGACGCGACCCAGCGCGGTCCGTACTACGAATGGCGCGTGCTCATCCCGACCGATCGAGACGTCGACGCGTTCCGCCGAACGCTGCAGGAAGATCTTCCGGATGGTGTCTCGCTCGCCCTTCGCCGGGTCGGTACGCCTGAATGCTGGGTAGGGACTCGACAGCCACAGTATGGCACGGACCTACCGTACGAACAGCGTCAGGCGCTCGAAGCCGCCATGCGGATGGGCTACTACGAGCACCCGCGCGATGCAACACTGGAAGACCTCGCTACCGATCTCGATCTCCCCGTAACGACGCTTCGCTATCGGTTGCGTCGAGCCGAGGCGTGGGCGGCCACGATCGCCCTCGGCGAGGTTGGAGCCCACTTCGGCGCTATCACTGCTGACAAGGGTGAGCGATCCGAGAGCGTCTCCGCGCCGGTCGTGCCAACAGACGAGGACTGA
- a CDS encoding DMT family transporter: MVGALVFVGSKMGLPYAPPLVLAALRLDVAGLLLIPVVAVQYEYWLPQTRRDLIGVALTGVFTLGMTNTLLLTGQQYVSSAVGAIAYSLMPMLMTAFAVLLLPAAGLDRSDAVGIGLGFIGALIVANPTPATLLTARVVGVGIMLASVVAFALGSVLTQRLDPSMPRITLTAWGALVAGLFNHAVALRFGASLTAVDWTIQLVYALFVLGVLATAILYTVHFELVDRIGPSRASLTFYVQPIVAALLGWLLFRRRVTAGVFVGFLVIVSGFALIEYRLLFRLWRNFVGVGTRE; the protein is encoded by the coding sequence GTGGTTGGAGCGCTCGTGTTCGTTGGCTCGAAGATGGGTCTGCCATATGCTCCGCCACTCGTCCTCGCTGCCCTCCGCCTCGACGTCGCCGGTTTGCTGTTAATTCCGGTCGTTGCCGTCCAGTACGAGTATTGGCTTCCGCAAACCCGCCGCGATCTCATCGGAGTGGCCCTGACTGGCGTCTTCACTCTGGGGATGACGAACACGCTACTATTGACCGGCCAACAGTACGTCAGTAGTGCAGTTGGGGCGATCGCCTATAGTCTTATGCCGATGTTGATGACGGCCTTTGCTGTGTTGCTCCTCCCAGCGGCGGGCCTCGATCGATCCGACGCTGTCGGGATCGGTCTCGGGTTCATCGGGGCACTCATCGTTGCCAATCCGACTCCAGCGACCCTCCTGACGGCGCGAGTGGTGGGAGTCGGTATCATGCTCGCAAGCGTTGTGGCCTTCGCGCTGGGCAGCGTGCTGACTCAGCGACTCGATCCATCGATGCCCCGAATCACGCTGACCGCTTGGGGCGCACTGGTAGCCGGCTTGTTCAACCACGCGGTGGCTCTCCGATTCGGCGCGTCGCTGACCGCTGTCGATTGGACGATCCAGCTGGTCTATGCGTTGTTCGTATTGGGAGTCCTCGCGACGGCGATCCTCTATACGGTGCATTTCGAGCTCGTCGACCGGATCGGCCCGTCACGAGCGAGTCTAACGTTTTATGTCCAACCGATCGTCGCTGCTCTATTGGGCTGGCTACTGTTCAGACGTCGGGTTACGGCCGGTGTCTTTGTCGGGTTTCTCGTCATCGTCTCGGGATTTGCCCTCATTGAATACCGGCTACTGTTCCGACTATGGCGGAACTTCGTCGGCGTCGGCACCCGTGAGTGA
- a CDS encoding DUF362 domain-containing protein → MEFPNRSAIDHLVDPQPLPEFARIRYKPTSEALSEPVGKAQAELDALGVDELNDGATVAVGVGSRGIHRIVDVVRAIVTELDERGLTVVIVPAMGSHGGATPKGQREVLESLGITEETVGTPIDARMDTKELATVIVGDADVPVYFATAALNADAVLVVNRVKAHTNFSGPIESGLAKMTVVGLGKQRGAKSFHSAAIAEGYVETLTAALDIVASSVPLLGGVALVEDFEEKLAHVEGVPAGSFIDREPELLERAYDEMPMLPVDDVDLLVIDEIGKEISGAGMDTNVIGRYRVLNAPDPDKPDVALIYVRGLTEATKGNGNGIGLADLTRRAAVNQIDLQKTYANALTSGSLSKAKLPVVAPDDEFALRTALAALGSYDPETVRILWIQNTEELGELRVSTAVIDDLPESASVTTHESIAFNDGTAQFTET, encoded by the coding sequence ATGGAGTTTCCTAACCGAAGTGCTATTGACCACCTCGTCGACCCACAGCCGTTGCCCGAGTTTGCACGTATCCGATACAAACCGACGAGTGAGGCACTGTCTGAGCCGGTCGGCAAAGCCCAAGCCGAACTCGACGCCCTCGGCGTGGATGAACTGAACGACGGTGCGACGGTTGCCGTAGGCGTCGGTAGTCGTGGTATCCACCGCATTGTCGACGTCGTACGCGCAATAGTAACCGAACTCGACGAGCGGGGTCTCACTGTCGTCATCGTCCCCGCAATGGGGAGTCACGGCGGCGCGACGCCCAAGGGCCAGCGCGAGGTGCTGGAATCGCTTGGTATCACCGAAGAGACGGTAGGCACGCCGATAGACGCGCGGATGGACACGAAAGAACTAGCTACGGTGATAGTTGGCGACGCCGACGTACCAGTGTACTTCGCAACAGCTGCGCTCAACGCCGACGCCGTGCTCGTAGTCAACCGCGTGAAAGCGCACACGAATTTCAGCGGCCCAATCGAGAGCGGGCTCGCGAAGATGACCGTGGTCGGCCTTGGGAAGCAGCGTGGGGCGAAATCGTTCCACTCAGCAGCCATCGCAGAAGGGTACGTTGAGACGTTGACTGCCGCGCTAGATATCGTTGCGTCGTCGGTCCCGTTGCTCGGTGGCGTTGCACTCGTAGAGGATTTCGAAGAGAAACTCGCACACGTTGAAGGCGTACCCGCGGGGTCGTTTATCGACCGTGAGCCGGAACTGCTAGAACGCGCATACGACGAAATGCCGATGCTCCCCGTCGATGACGTCGACCTACTAGTGATCGACGAGATCGGCAAGGAGATATCCGGCGCAGGAATGGACACGAACGTCATCGGGCGCTACCGAGTGCTGAACGCACCCGATCCCGACAAACCGGATGTCGCTCTCATTTACGTCCGCGGGCTTACCGAAGCGACGAAAGGGAATGGTAACGGTATCGGGCTTGCGGATCTCACCCGACGAGCCGCAGTCAACCAAATCGACCTCCAGAAGACGTACGCAAATGCGCTCACAAGCGGGTCGCTCTCGAAGGCGAAGCTTCCTGTAGTCGCGCCCGACGACGAGTTCGCGCTCCGCACGGCACTGGCTGCACTCGGCAGCTACGACCCCGAAACGGTCCGTATCCTGTGGATTCAAAACACAGAAGAACTCGGCGAACTGCGGGTCTCGACCGCCGTTATCGACGATCTGCCGGAGTCGGCGAGCGTAACGACACACGAGTCGATAGCGTTCAACGACGGCACGGCACAGTTTACGGAAACGTAG
- a CDS encoding haloacid dehalogenase type II gives MSDKGTLILEGVFRLYHSMERPETVTVDSYTTLVDVSSQAAVLEGHVPEIEDGERVSQLWRNQYIQYSMIANDIDAYRPFWELIGQGLRYALEATGYDVPSDVRDRIRKEVYEDRITVFDDVADGIGRVVNAGYEVYVLSNGNPAMLKHLIEAAELEDLVSDTISADEIGVYKPDPAIYQHAATRVGTPIENILHVSGGGMRDVWGAKHAGMMAGWLARPEQKAPHESIGQDPDIVVEDFNDLADQLE, from the coding sequence GTGAGTGATAAAGGCACACTTATATTAGAAGGCGTCTTCCGCCTCTATCATAGCATGGAAAGACCTGAGACGGTTACGGTCGATTCGTACACAACCCTCGTTGATGTCAGTTCACAAGCTGCCGTCCTAGAGGGACATGTCCCGGAGATCGAGGACGGAGAGCGTGTCTCGCAACTCTGGCGGAACCAATACATACAGTATTCGATGATCGCTAACGATATCGATGCATATCGTCCGTTCTGGGAGCTGATCGGCCAGGGGCTACGGTATGCTCTCGAAGCGACCGGCTATGACGTGCCTAGTGACGTGCGCGACCGCATTCGCAAAGAGGTCTACGAGGATCGGATTACCGTTTTTGATGATGTGGCTGATGGTATTGGGCGGGTCGTTAACGCAGGTTACGAAGTATACGTGCTTTCGAACGGGAATCCGGCAATGCTTAAGCATCTGATCGAAGCTGCTGAACTCGAGGATCTCGTTTCCGATACGATCAGTGCCGATGAGATCGGGGTCTACAAGCCCGATCCGGCGATCTATCAGCACGCCGCTACGCGTGTTGGAACACCGATCGAGAACATCCTGCACGTCTCCGGGGGCGGTATGCGTGACGTCTGGGGCGCAAAGCATGCAGGCATGATGGCTGGGTGGCTTGCACGACCTGAACAGAAGGCTCCCCATGAATCCATTGGACAGGATCCCGATATCGTCGTCGAAGATTTCAATGATCTTGCGGACCAGTTAGAGTAG
- the glpR gene encoding HTH-type transcriptional regulator GlpR, protein MLPKQRKQRIADLVEDRGGCSVDELAEKIGVSSATIRRDLSDLEERKLIERTHGGATPVISHAKPYEKRKVYHVDQKRSIAERAVEEIREDQVVAFDSGSTLLELAKRVPKSLPITPMTRMPSVAYELAERDHEVYLTGGTYQKEGHSCVGPWADEHVKQMNADLLFLGTDGIDEEGMTAQDIQQAQVKRTMIDNARRVVLTVDHSKFDKRHAFQFGSYSSIDVLITDSTVPKAVREGAMSTGVHIIEDTYS, encoded by the coding sequence ATGCTTCCGAAACAACGAAAACAGCGGATCGCCGATCTGGTCGAGGACCGAGGTGGGTGCTCCGTAGACGAGTTAGCCGAGAAGATCGGGGTCTCCAGTGCGACAATTCGGCGAGACCTCAGCGACCTCGAAGAACGGAAACTTATCGAGCGGACACACGGTGGAGCGACACCGGTCATCAGCCACGCGAAACCGTACGAGAAACGCAAAGTGTACCACGTCGACCAGAAACGATCAATAGCTGAACGGGCAGTCGAAGAGATACGGGAAGATCAGGTGGTCGCCTTCGACAGTGGTTCGACACTCCTTGAGTTAGCTAAGAGAGTCCCGAAGTCGCTCCCGATAACGCCGATGACGCGCATGCCATCCGTCGCGTATGAGTTGGCCGAGCGCGATCATGAGGTGTACTTGACCGGCGGAACGTACCAAAAAGAGGGTCACTCGTGTGTCGGCCCGTGGGCCGACGAGCACGTCAAACAGATGAACGCCGACCTGCTCTTCTTGGGGACCGACGGAATCGACGAGGAGGGGATGACCGCCCAAGATATCCAGCAAGCGCAGGTCAAGCGTACGATGATAGACAACGCTCGACGCGTCGTTCTCACGGTAGACCACTCGAAGTTCGACAAACGACACGCGTTCCAGTTCGGTTCTTATTCGTCTATCGACGTACTGATAACTGACAGTACAGTTCCCAAAGCGGTTCGCGAAGGTGCCATGTCCACTGGAGTGCACATCATTGAAGATACGTACTCATAG
- the fba gene encoding class II fructose-bisphosphate aldolase codes for MSHDSTVTLRECYEDAKTGRYGFFASNVTHFDILVGLLRGSASVDADLVVQLGMEEAAFFGDDDPAVGVDVFGGCLDALATRHGIEAYCNLDHIHLPNDFDFLEDAVATSVPDSVMVDASAEAFERNVKLTAKAVDSVDDDVLVEAELGRIAGIEGNTETPSDEAFYTDPDDAVEFVERTGCDLLAVSIGTQHGVASGRDLDVRPDLAADIHDALVEAGHDTFLVVHGASGLSNERIEELIDAGVCKFNKNTRYQYEFARTAADFYHDHADAIRPPADVADDRAGFFRESNWQPDKTHFHPHAVSEAAQERIAAVMSDLCMLTGCAGESVHTDR; via the coding sequence ATGTCACACGACTCGACTGTCACGCTTCGCGAGTGTTACGAAGACGCGAAAACGGGCCGTTACGGCTTCTTTGCCAGCAACGTCACCCATTTCGATATTCTCGTCGGTCTCCTACGCGGAAGTGCGAGTGTCGACGCCGACCTCGTCGTCCAACTGGGGATGGAAGAGGCAGCGTTCTTCGGCGATGATGATCCAGCGGTCGGTGTCGATGTCTTTGGTGGGTGTCTCGATGCGCTCGCAACGCGTCACGGTATCGAGGCTTACTGTAACCTCGACCACATTCACCTCCCCAACGACTTCGATTTCCTCGAGGACGCCGTCGCAACCAGCGTTCCCGACTCGGTCATGGTCGACGCCTCGGCAGAAGCATTCGAACGAAACGTCAAGTTGACCGCGAAAGCGGTCGACAGCGTGGATGACGACGTCCTCGTCGAGGCAGAACTCGGACGCATCGCCGGTATCGAGGGGAATACCGAGACGCCCAGCGACGAGGCGTTCTATACAGACCCCGACGATGCGGTCGAGTTCGTTGAGCGTACCGGCTGTGACCTCCTCGCCGTCTCCATCGGGACGCAACACGGCGTCGCCTCCGGGCGTGACCTCGATGTCCGTCCCGACCTCGCTGCTGATATACACGACGCCCTCGTTGAGGCTGGTCACGACACTTTCCTCGTCGTCCACGGGGCGTCGGGCCTCTCTAACGAACGTATCGAGGAACTCATCGACGCCGGTGTCTGTAAGTTCAACAAGAACACCCGATACCAGTACGAATTCGCGCGAACGGCCGCAGACTTCTATCACGATCATGCAGACGCGATTCGACCGCCAGCCGATGTCGCTGACGACAGGGCGGGGTTCTTCAGGGAGAGCAATTGGCAACCGGACAAGACGCACTTTCATCCACACGCCGTTTCGGAGGCCGCCCAAGAACGAATCGCCGCCGTGATGAGTGACCTTTGTATGCTGACTGGGTGTGCAGGTGAGAGCGTTCACACCGACCGATGA